In Clostridium ljungdahlii DSM 13528, the genomic window AACCTGGTAAACCAAGTATTAGAGATTGAACCATTGTGCATTGCCAATCTTCAGCATCTATTCCATTTATTAAATATTTCTTTAATGCATTAATCTCAAAATTGGCATTAAATGCAGTTTTTAATATTCCTGGATTTAATAGAGCAGTTTTAACTTTCTGGGGTAATTCTTCACCCTGAGCAAAATCTATAACTTCTACTGGTTCATCATTGAAAGCATAAGCAAATAGTAGTATTTGAAATGATGGGTGCTCACAATATTTATAAGCACCCACTTTTTTAATATCTAACTCGCAATATGTTTCAACATCTATTGCTAAAGTATCCATTAACCTAAGAAGTCATCTTCTGCTGTTTCTACAGCTTCAAAATCATCTTTTGCCCTTGTAAATCCTCCTAATGGTTCTCCATCTTCCAATTTTTGGACATTTCCCAGTCCTGCAGCAACACCCTTATTTCCTGATGCACTATATGGGAAAAAATTCAATGTAAGTCTTGCGTAGCATCCACTGTATACTTCTGTAGCATCCAAGACAGGTTGTACATTTTGGTCAACTACACCAGGCTTATTTTTGCTATTAGCATTTAAGAAATAACTGTTTTCATAAGCTTCATCATCTGGTCTTTCACTATCTCCATCACGAAGAGGTGTTTTTAAGTTTGATGGTATCTTACCATTCCATTTAGATTTACCCTGTTCCTTAGCTTCTGCTACAGCTTCTTTGATAGCTTTTAATGTATCTGTATCAGTCTTAGGAATTATTACACTTACTGAGTATTTAGGCTCATTTCCTTCTATTGCATGAGGTTCAAAGAGATGTGCATAGCTTAATCTAACCTTTCCTGTAGTTACCTTTGTTCCTGTTCTTTTTGCTTTTATATTTGACATAATATCTTCTCCTTTATAATTAAATTTTTTATTTATTGAAAATCTGCTTTTGCAGAATTAAACACTTCTCTTTTATCTGTTTCTGGTACTAATACGGGTTTACCCTGAGGTTTTTCAATAAAGCCCTTTAGTAATTGATTAAGTTTTTTCTTACCTATTGCTTTTTCCATAGCAGAAATGCCTAATAATTGAGCTGGTTTAAAAATAACATTGTCTGTATAGCCATTATCATAAAGAGTTTTAGCTACCATATTTTCATCTGTAAACTTCCTGTTACTTCTTCCTTCAACTACTTTAAATCCTGTAAATTCTTCACCTTTTAATGCCTGATCTAAAGCATAGTCCTGTACATCTTTTGCCCATTTAGCAAGTTCTTCTGCTTTCCCTAATATATAAGCTATATCATCATTATCTAGGGTTGTAGGCTCTTGAAACTCATATTTTGCTAGTTCCATATTTTTATCGGCTCTAGCTTTACATACTGCTTTAGCTCTGCAGAATCCACAGTGTTCTCCTGCTTTGAACTCTCCCTCGCCTTTGAAAGCAAGTTCAGCTGTAGGTTTTAGAACCTTTTCTGCCCATTCTAAGAGGTCATTTACTAATATTTCATCAGTAGAAATACTATCTAAGCGTGGTTGTATAATAGTCATTTTCACCTTTTTAATATCATACAGGAAACTAAATTCAGCTATTGCTCCAAGAGCATAAAGCCTCATTTGTGGATTTCCTTTTGCACTTACAGGAACACCTTTTCCATACTTTAAATCACATATCTCCATTGTTCCGTCTGCTATTGTTACAAAGTCACCTGTTCCAAAACCTTCAGGAACCCATTTACTAAAATTAAGTTTTTGTTCAATCTTAAAGATGGCATCCTTTGTTTTGGCCTTGGCTTCTGAAAATTTCTCCATGCATGTATCAACATAAGTTTCTACATAGTCTGGCATATCTGCGGTAAAAAGCTCATTATCTTGTATTTTTTTTAACCTTGAATTATAGGTTCTAGTAGCCATTTCTTTTAAATTATGTTTTAAAGTTATTTCTCCAAGTTCATGTGCAAGAGTTCCCTCTGCAGCATATTCACTTGTTTTTGGTGGAAATTTTTCTTCTAGTCTTACACAGGGTGGGCACTCAAGCCACCTATGTGAAGAACTAGCACTTAACACTGCATGTTGTTCTGGCATTATAGCAGCACCTCTGCTTCCTTATAGATTGCTTCATAGTCAGTTTCCTTTATTTCAGGAATTCTACTAGCACCATATTTTTTAGTAAGTTCCTTAGCTTCTTTTTGCTTTCCAGCCTTAATTATTTTTGTGAACACAGCCCTAACCATTTCCTTAGTTATCTTAGGATCTTCTTTTCTATCTTCCTTAGTATTTTTTGATTCTTCAACTTCTTTCTTATCTTCTTTTTTTACATCTTCCTTTTTATTTTCTTTGGCTACTTCTATCTTTGGAGCTTCTTTAACTTCTGACTTATTAGTTGTTGCAGTTCTATTTGCTCCTATAGGTCCTGCCACTGTTTTAGAAATATCTTTAGCACCAAAAGTACTAATAAAACTTAATAACTCCTCATTTGAATTGAATTCTGCTGTTATTTTCATAATTAAATTTCCTCCTAAAATTTATTTTTTATCCTAAAAAATCATCAATTTGCTTGTCAGTATCCTCAGTTGTTGCATCTAAATTTTTAAGTTCCTTTAGTACTACTTTTAATAATTCAGTTTTTGCAACATCTACGCTCCATGATCTTCTTAGCTCATTGTGATTGCATTGACCAGTAATAATTGATATTGATAAAACTTTTATTCCTGGCAAGAATTCAAAAGCAACTTTCTGTTCCTGAGTTGTCGTAATTTTAATTGCTTTTAGCATTATCTGCTGAATTATATTTAGGTTTTCTTCCATTAGTCAAAGCCTCCTAAAAACATTTTGTTTTCAAATGCTTCAATATCTACCTTTTCAACAATACATTTAGATGCGTTCTTAATATGCTGTTTATTACTTGAATATCTTGAAAACACACCTACTGAATAAAAATTGTTTGTTGGTACTACTACCACATCACCTTCTTTCAGGTCTTCAATATCCGTAAAGTATGAATATTCCATAAATTCTTGGTAGCCTTTGAACTTAACTAATGCTACTTTAATTTTTCTCACCCACCTTTATTCTTGTAGGCATTATTACTCCCACAAAGTCATTGCCCTTAAACATTCCTATTGGATTGAATCCAGTACGATTATTGTTAAACTTAAAATTTAAATTTCGTTTTTTAAAATAACTGTAGTAATTGTAATTAACACCTATATCTCCTATCTCAGTTTCTAAAACTATTATTTTGTGCTTTGAATCAAAGAAATGATATTTATTATTTTCACTATATTTATAAGTATCTATATCAGCCAAATCTTTAAATGTATTTTCTTTTAGCTCCCTTCTATTTATTAGCTTTTTTAATTTATTAGCATATCCTATAGTGACCAGATCCTCTCTTAAAAAGAAATACTCTGTTCCTATATAAATATTTTCATCA contains:
- a CDS encoding DUF2815 family protein, translating into MSNIKAKRTGTKVTTGKVRLSYAHLFEPHAIEGNEPKYSVSVIIPKTDTDTLKAIKEAVAEAKEQGKSKWNGKIPSNLKTPLRDGDSERPDDEAYENSYFLNANSKNKPGVVDQNVQPVLDATEVYSGCYARLTLNFFPYSASGNKGVAAGLGNVQKLEDGEPLGGFTRAKDDFEAVETAEDDFLG
- a CDS encoding DUF2800 domain-containing protein — protein: MPEQHAVLSASSSHRWLECPPCVRLEEKFPPKTSEYAAEGTLAHELGEITLKHNLKEMATRTYNSRLKKIQDNELFTADMPDYVETYVDTCMEKFSEAKAKTKDAIFKIEQKLNFSKWVPEGFGTGDFVTIADGTMEICDLKYGKGVPVSAKGNPQMRLYALGAIAEFSFLYDIKKVKMTIIQPRLDSISTDEILVNDLLEWAEKVLKPTAELAFKGEGEFKAGEHCGFCRAKAVCKARADKNMELAKYEFQEPTTLDNDDIAYILGKAEELAKWAKDVQDYALDQALKGEEFTGFKVVEGRSNRKFTDENMVAKTLYDNGYTDNVIFKPAQLLGISAMEKAIGKKKLNQLLKGFIEKPQGKPVLVPETDKREVFNSAKADFQ